In Candidatus Thermoplasmatota archaeon, the sequence TAGTAGAAGACTTATGGGAGCTTTTACAGTACCATATAACAACGTATCTTGATAACCAGACTTCTGGTATACCCCCTGCTCGTCATAGGTCAGGTAGGCCGCTTAAAACCTTGGCGCAGAGACTCAAGGGTAAAGAAGGGCGTTTCAGGAGTAACCTGTCAGGTAAACGTGTTAACTTTTCAGCTCGAACAGTTATATCACCAGATCCAAACCTTAGTATAAACGAGGTTGGTGTACCAATAGAGATAGCCCAGGAGTTAACATTACCAGTTAGGGTGACGCCACATAACATTGAATGGTGTAAAAAACTTGTGAGACAAAAATCAGATAAGACGCCTAAGGATACGAGTGAATACAGACCTAGTGTAAACTATGTTATAAAAGAAACAGAGGGTATGAAGCAGAGGATAAAGGTTACTGAAAAAAATGCTAGTGAGGTTGCTGAGAAAATAGAGGTTGGTGCCATAATAGAGAGGCAGCTTATGGATGGGGATCTAGCTCTTTTCAACCGTCAGCCGTCACTCCATCGTATGTCAATGATGGCACACCGGGTTAGGGTTATGCCACCTAAAACATTCAGGTTTAACCTTAGTGTATGCCCGCCTTATAACGCTGATTTTGATGGGGATGAAATGAACCTGCACATACTGCAGGGTGAAGAGGCGAAGGCAGAGGCTGAGATCCTCATGAAGGTGCAAGAAAACATCCTTTCACCGAGATTCGGCGGAGCAATCATAGGTGGGATACATGATCATATAACAGGTTGTTTTTTGCTCACATACAAGGACAGGAGGATACCAATTGAGGGCGCATCACGGATACTATCATCAATTGGTTACAAGGGAAAAACACTTAAAACAATAGAAGAAAACGGTAAAAAATATGTTAGCGGGCTTGATATTTTCAGCACACTTTTACCAGAGGATATAAACCTTGAGTACAAAGCTAAAACATGTTTTAACTGTGATGTATGCCAGGCTCCAAAATGCCCGAATAACGCTTATGTTATAATAAAAAACGGTGTGCTTAAACAGGGTGCGATAGATGAAAACAGCATAGGCGCCTTCAAAGGACGTATACTTGATAGGATAATAAGAGAGCATGGTATGGATGCTGGTAGAGAATTTATAGACAAGGTGACAAAACTTGGGATAGCAGCTGTTACAATGTTTGGTTTCACAACCGGTATAGATGATGAGGATATACCATCTGAGGCTATAGCGCAGATAAACGAAGGTTTAAACAAGGCTATGAAAAAGATAGACTACCTGGTTAAGGCATATGAGAACGGGGAGCTGGAATCACTACCTGGGCGTAGCCTTGAGGAGACACTTGAGATGGAGATAATGCGTGTAACAGGTAAAACAAGGGACATGGCTGGTGAGATAGCGGGTAAACACCTTGGTTTGAACAACAGCGCTGTTATAATGGCTAAATCAGGTGCAAGAGGCTCTATGCTTAACCTTTCGCAGATGTCAGGTTGCGTTGGACAACAAGCTGTTAGAGGAGAAAGAATACATAGGGGTTACCAGTACAGAACCCTGCCTCATTTCAGAAAAGGGGATCTTGGTGCGAGCGCAAAAGGTTTTGTTGCATCAAGTTACAAAAGCGGGCTTAGCCCAACAGAATATTTCTTCCACTCAATGGGTGGTAGAGAGGGTCTTGTTGACACAGCTGTTCGTACATCCAGATCAGGTTATATGCAGAGGCGTTTAATCAACGCTCTTGAGGACCTAAAGGTTGAGAGCGATGGTACCGTTAGACATGCTGGTGGTGAGATAATACAGTTCATCTATGGTGAGGACGGTGTTGATCCTACCAAAAGCTTTGGTGGAGATGCTGTGGATGTTGACCGTATCATAGCTGATGCAAGGGAGGGTAGGATCTGATGGCTGATAAAAAGAAAAAAACAATCAAGAAAGTGGTAAAAAAGAAGGTGAAAAAAGAGAAAACTGTTGTTAGGAAACCTGTGAAAATTAAAGCCAAAGCGAAGAAAACCCTACGAAAAGAGATAGAAAAAGAGGTTGAAAAAAAAGAAGAAATAGAAACAACATCAAAGAAGCCTGTGGAAAAAAAGGTTGAAATAGCAGAGATTCCTGAGGAACCAGCTGAGATAAAAAAATTAAGGGCGGATGTAAAAAAAATACTTGATGGTAGATTTCTACCTCGTTCTGTGATCGATGATATTATATCAAAGGTTGCTGGGAAAAAAGAACTAGAATCAAAACTAAAAAACATTGTATCAAAGGCTTTAGAGGATTACAACAGAAACCTGATAGATGCTTTTGAGGCATGTGGTATAGTTGGTGCGCAGAGCATAGGGGAGCCTGGTACCCAGATGACCATGAGGACGTTCCACTACGCTGGTGTAGCTGAGATTAATGTCACACTAGGTTTACCTCGTCTGATTGAAATTGTTGATGCTAGGTCAACGCCTTCTACGCCTATGATGAACATATATCTAAGAGACGCATATAGGCTGAACCCTGAGCTAGCAAAACAGGTTGCTAACCAGATAGAGATAACGAGGCTTATGGACGTAGCTGATATAGAGACAGATATAAGTAACCTCGTTATATACATCAACCCTGATGAGAAAACAATGAAAAAGAAGGGTTTCACAATTGATCAGCTGCTAGAGTGTGTTAAAAAAATACGTGGTGTAGACGCAAAGGTTGAAAAAGAGAAAATAAAACTCTCCTTAGAGGAGCCTAGCTACAAGAACCTTCTGGATATTGGTGAGACACTAAAAAACCTTAAGGTTAGTGGCATAGATGGCATAAAACGTATCATCATTAGGAAAGAACCTGGTGAAGGATATGTTATATACAGTGAGGGGAGCAACCTCGAAAAAGTTTTGGAAATAGAGGGTGTTGATCCATATAGGACTACAACCAATGATATACAAGCAGTTGGTAAAGTACTAGGTATAGAGGCTGCTCGTAACATGATAATACAGGAGGCATATAGTACGCTTATGGAGCAGGGTTTAAACGTTGATATGCGCCATATAATGCTTGTTGCTGATGTGATGACAGCTGATGGTACCATAAGAGCCATTGGTAGACATGGTGTGAGTGCTGAGAAAGAATCTGTGCTGTCAAGAGCTGCTTTTGAGATCACTGTCAACCATCTCTTGCAGGCTAGTAGGAAAGGTGAGGTAGATAAACTGGGTGGTGTAGCAGAAAACATTATAGTTGGTCAACCTGTTAACCTTGGTACAGGTGCTGTTGAGCTTGTTATGCAGATGAAAAGCAAGAAAAAGGGGAGCTAAAAAAAATATGGTGGATGTTGACAAAGTTTTAAAGAATGTTGTAAAAAAGGGTAAGGTTAAGATTGGTGCTAGGCAGACACAGATAGCTATAAGAGATGGTAAAGCAAGACTTGTTGTTATAGCAAAAAACTGTCCGTTTTCATCTGATATAAGCAAGATGGCTGATGAGAAAAAAATACCTGTTTACAACTATGGTTCCAGCTCAGTGGATCTTGGTGCCGCGTGTGGTAAAACATTTGCTGTTTCTGTTTTTGCTGTTTTGGATGATGGTGGGTCTCATATAATGCAGCTATTTGAAAAAAATAAAAAAAATTTATGGGGTTAATTTATGGGGTTAAATTTGTTTTATGTCTGAGATAATGTTTTCCAACCAGGTTATGCAGTATATAAACATGGCTAGTAATGTTACAAGAGCTGATATAATGGATTGTATGGTTGTTGATGATAAACTCATTTTTATTGTAAAAAAAGGTCAGCTGGGTGTAGCTATAGGTGCTAAGGCTAAAAATTTACAGAGGTTACGTAGTCTTTTTAAAAAAAGTATAAAATTTGTTGAGTTTGATTCTGATAGGGAAAAGTTTATTATTAATCTCTGTAAACCCTATAAGATAAAAAAGGTTGAGTTTGAGGTTGAAGGGGAATCAGTTGTTGCTAGGGTTGTGGTTGAGGTTAGTGATAAATCCAAGATAATAGGTAAAGATGGTAAAAACATTGATGTTATCCGTAAACTAGCTAGTAGACATCATTCTATAAAAGATGTTCAGATTACATAAAAAAAACCCGCTAGTTTTAAAAAATGGTTTAGTATTCCAGGGGCGGGGGTTGTTCTGAGAATAAGAAACCATCCGATAATAGAGTTTAGGGAGAGAAAAAAGATTCCTTTCTTTTTTAACAAAAAAAAGGTTTTTGGTGAAGAAGGGGATACTATAGCCTCTGCTTTGCATGCGGTTGGTGTTAAAAAACTTAGTACTAGTCTTAGGTATAATAGCCCCCGTGGGTTTTTCTGTGGGATTGGTAAATGTTCTTCTTGTCTTATGAGGGTTGATGGTGTTCCGAATGTTAGAACCTGTATAGCGCCTCTTAGAGAGGGTGTTTATGTTGAGATGCAGGATAAACTAGCTGATCTCCCTGATGCAGTTTTTGTTGGTGATCCTAAGAAAAAAATTGAAACTGATTTGCTTGTTGTTGGTGCTGGGCCTGCTGGTATGTGTGCTGCTATCGAGGGTGCGAAACATGGTGTTAGGGTTTTGGTTGTTGATGAGAACCAGTTTGTTGGTGGGCAACTGATTAAGCAGACTCATAAGTTTTTTGGTTCCAAGCAGGAGAAAGCTGGTACTAGGGGTATTGTTATAGCGAAAGAGTTGGAGGAAGAGCTTAGGGAGCTAGAAAAAAAAGGTGGAGTAAGGGTTATGACTGATTCCACTGTAATTGGTTATTATGAGGGTGATAAAAAACATAGGTTTGGTGTTGTGGAGAGACGACGTGATTACAGTAGTGTTTTGTATGAGGTTGATTGTGACTCTGTTATAATCGCTTGTGGTGCTATGGAGAACATGCTTTTGTTCCCTGGTAATGATCTACCTGGTGTTTATGGTGCTGGTGCTGTTCAGACTCTTATGAATGTTTATGGTGTTAAACCTGGTAAAAGAGTTCTTATGGTTGGTGCTGGTAACGTTGGTCTCATTGTGTCTTATCAGTTGCTGCAGGCTGGTGTAGAGGTTGATCGGGTTGTTGAGGCTGCACCAGTTATCGGTGGTTATCATGTTCATGCTGCTAAACTATGTAGATGCGGTGTCCCTATTCAGACTTCTCGGTCGATAAAAGAGGTCTATGGTAAAGAATGGGTTGAGGGTGCTGTTGTTGTTGATCTTGATGAGGAATGGCAGCCTATCCCTGGTTCTGAAGAAAAAGTTGTGTGTGACACTGTTTGTTTAGCTGTTGGTTTAACACCAGCTATAAGGTTGCTTTCTCAGATAGGTGTTGAGACCGAGTTTATACCTGAGGCTGGTGGTTATGTTGCTCTTCATGATGATTCTATGCAGACCACGGTTAAAGGTGTTTATGTTGCTGGTGACTCATCTGGTATAGAGGAGGCTTCTACAGCTATGATTGAGGGTAAAATAGCTGGTCTTTCAGCAGCCATGCTACTTGGTCATAAAAGGAGAGAGAATCAAAAGTTGTTGGAGCAGTACCACAAGGAGCTTGATAAGCTGAGGGGTGGTCCTTTTGGTGAGAAACCAAGGGCTGCGAAAAACAAGATATCTGTTTTAATGGGGAAAAGAAGATGAAGGTTTACGAGAAAACCGGTGTTTTATCACTATCTGATCTCAGGTTGCCTTCTAAAAAACAGCTTGAGAAGGGTGTGGCTATTTTGGAGTGTGTACAAGAAATACCCTGTAACCCTTGTGTTGACACTTGTCCAGTTAATGCTATTTCTATGAAGGATATTAATGCTGTTCCAGTTAATGATTATGATAAATGTACAGGTTGTGGTAAATGTGTTGGTGTTTGCCCTGGTCTCGCTATTTTTGTTGTGAAGATAAAAGATGGTAAAGCCTTGATAACTTTACCATATGAGTTTCTACCTGTTCCAGTTGTTGGTGAAAATGTTCATGTGCTTGATAGAACCGGTAAAAAAAGAGGATTTGGTTTGGTTAAACGTGTTGTTAAAAATGGTAAAACAATGGTTGTAACAGTTGAGGTTGATGAAAAACTTGGTATGGATGTTAGGAATATAAGGGTTGAAAGATGAGGGGAAAGAAGAGGAGCATAGTTTGCAGATGCGAGGATATATCTGAGGAGGATGTGTTGAAGGCTATTGATGAGGGTTATACTGATCTTGAGGAGTTACGTAAGAAACTTAGGATAGGTATGGGTCCTTGTCAGGGTCGTGTGTGCATCCAGATTGTTATGAAGATACTTGAGAGGAAGACTGGTAAAAAGGTTCCTAAGGCTGCTCTGCAGACATCTAGGCCTCCTCTTGTCCCTGTTTCTCTTGGTACCCTTGCTGGTGAAGGAAAATGAGGAGCAAGGCTGATGTTGTCATTATCGGTGGTGGTGTTAACGGTTGTTCTTTAGCCTATGGTCTCGCCAAGAAAGGTTTGGATGTTGTGGTTGTTGAAAAAAAATATTTGACCTCTGGTGCTACTGGTGCATGTGGTGCTGGTATCAGGCAACAATGGTCTACTAGGGAGAATGCTGAGCTTGCTATTAATAGTGTGAGGATTTTTGAGAAACTTAGTAAGGAGCTTGGTCAGGATATTGAGTTCCGTCAGGGTGGTTACCTTATTGTTGTTCATGATGACGATGAGATGCGTCAGGCTGAGAGGAATGTGGCTATGCAGCGTTCACTTGGTCTCAAAGTTGATATATTAAAGCCTGGTGAGATAAACGATGTTGTACCTATTTTAGATGTTGATGGTATTGGTGTTGTTGGTGCGACTTTTTGTCCGACTGATGGTCATGCTAACCCTTTTAAAACAACCTTTGCTTATGCTGATGCTGCTAGGAGATATGGGGCTGAGATAAACACTTATACGAGGGTTGTTGGTCTTAAAACAAAAAACAGGGAGGTTAACGCAGTTGTGACAGATAAAGGTGTGGTTAAGACTAGTGTGGTTGTCAACGCTGCTGGTGTTGATTCTAAGGCTGTTGCTGAGATGGTTGGTGTAAATCTGCCTATTGTTCCTTTCCGTAAGGAGATTATGGCTACTGAGCGTCTTAAACCTGTTTTTGAGGCTATGGTTATATCATTTAGGGATGGTGTTTATTTTAGTCAGCAGCGTGAGGGGCAGATTGTTGGTGGTATACCTATTCCTGAGGAGCGTAGTGGTTATAGGACTATGCCTACTATGTCTTTTATGCAGCATATGGCTAGGACTATTACTAGGTATGCCCCTGTTTTGAAGCATGTTAATATGCTTAGGCATTGGACAGGTTTTTATGATGTTACCCCTGATGCTAGGCCTATACTTGGTGAGACCAACGGGGTTAAAGGTTTTATTCAGTGTAATGGTTTCAGTGGGCATGGTTTCATGCTATCACCTATGGTTTCAAAGCTTCTGGTTGATCTCATTGTTGACCATAAAACACCTGATGTTTTGCTTAGTTTGAATCTGAGTAGGTTTAAGGATAAGAAGATTGTGCGGGAGACATCTGTTGTAGGATAAAAAAAAACAGTTTTTTTTTTTGTTTTTTTTTTTGGTAGTAACAATAATTAAACTATAGTTTATTACCATCATCTATGTTTGGTATGGATTACGAAAAAATAGGTTTCAGGGCAGGGCTTGAGATACATCAGCAGCTTGACACACATAAACTTTTTTGTAATTGTCAGTCTGTGATCACTGAGGATGTTGATTATTCTTTTGAGCGTTTTCTTAGGCCTACTCAGAGTGAGATGGGTGATGTGGATAGGGCTGCGGTTGCTGAGGCTGTTAGGAACAGGTGTTTTCTTTACACAGCATCTAATAAATCAACGTGTCTTGTTGAGGCTGATGAGGAGCCTCCGCATATGGTGAATGCTGAGGCGGTTGATATTTGTTTGACTATGGCTGTTCTTTTTGGTGCTAGGCCTGTTGATGAAATCCATTTTATGAGGAAGATTGTTATAGATGGTTCTAACACTGGTGGTTTCCAGAGGACTGCTCTGGTGGCTATGAATGGGAGGATAGATGGTGTTGGTATTCAGACTATTGCTCTTGAGGAGGATGCTGCTAGGAAGATCGAGGAGAAAGGTAAGCTTGTTAACTATGGTCTTGATAGGCTTGGTATACCATTGGTTGAGATAGCTACCGATGCTGATATCAAAAACCCTGTTCATGCCCGTGAGGTTGCTGAGCGTATAGGGCTTCTGATGCATGCTACTGGTAGGGTTAAACGTGGTCTTGGGACTATCAGGCAGGATTTGAATGTTTCAATCTCCGGTGGGGCTCGTGTTGAGATAAAAGGTATACAGTCACTTAGCTCTATCACGCCTGTTGCAGAAAAAGAGGTGCTCAGGCAGCTTGGTTTAATTGAAATCAGAGAAACACTTCTTAGAAGAATAAAACCTGAGGATATGGAAGACATAGAAATCGTTGATTTAACAGGTTTGTTTAAAGACTGTAGATCCAATATTGTAAAAAAACTTCTTAGTGATAATGGTTGTGCTAAGGGGTTTAGGTTACCTGGTTTCTCTGGTTTGCTTAGACAACCAGACACAAGGCTTGGTAAAGAGCTTGCAGTATATGCTAAGATGGCATCTGGTATAGGTGGTATATTGCATAGTGATGAGTTACCAGGTTATGGTATAGAAAACAGGGAGGTAGAAGAGATAAAGAAGATTTTGGGTGTCAAGGGTTATAATGCTTTTGTTATAGCTATGGGTAAAGAAAACGTTGTTGATGTTGCTATAAAAGCTGTTATTGATAGGGCGTTTAAAACATTGGATGGCGTGCCAGAGGAGGTTAGGAGGGCTTTGCAGGATGATTCAACAGAGTATATGCGGCCACTACCTAGTGCGGCGCGTATGTACCCTGAGACAGATGTGCCACCGATCAGGGTGACAAAAGAACATCTTGAGAGGATAAAAAAGAATCTACCTGAGTTGCCTGAGGAGAAACACAAACGTTTTATAAGAGACTATGGGCTTAATGATGAGCAGACAAGGCAGATTCTAGCTAGTGGTTATGAAAACGATTTCGAAGTCTTTGTCAAAAGGTTTCCTGATCTAAAAAACGTTGTTACACGCACGTTTTTGAACACGTTCTCTGAGCTGCAGAAACAGGGTTTGGACACTGATACTATCGATAATAGTTTGTTGGTTGATGTTTTTTTGTCTTTAAAAGCTGGTAAATTCTCTAAGGAGGCGGTGCCTGAGGTTCTTAGATATGTTTTGAAGAACAGGGGTGTCTCTGTTGATAAAGCAGCTGAGATGTGTGGTTTATGTTCAACAGATGAGGAACATGTTGTAGAGGTTGTTAGAAGGGTTGTTTCTGAGAGAAAAGATTTCATAAAACAGAGGGGCAGGGACTCTCTTGGTCCTATCATGGGTGTTGTGATGAAGGAGCTAAGAGGCAGAGTAGATGGCATGGTTATAAGCAGGGTTTTAAAAGATGAGATAGAAAAAATAATAATTGACTCATAGTTCTCCCCCGGTTTTTTCTTTTGGGTTGTCGTTTTTGGTTGATAAAGATTTTATTTTCTCTGATAGTTTTTCTATCTCTCTATGTAGTGGTAACACCGCTGTTCTATAAACCAGTGTTAAACCTATTATCACGCCTACTATCACCCCTAGTAGGAAAAACCATATTAGCATTAATGTCTCCATTTCACCCTCTTTTTAAACAAATATTTCAGGTTTTTCCAGCCATCTGAGAAACTCTCAAGCTTAGCCTTACCCTCCCTGATGTATAGTGTTGATGGTATCTCCCTGCATTTAAGCTTTTTGTTTGTAAACATCTCTATTTTTATTTCCTCTGAAAAAGCCATACCATCATCGAAGTCTTCTATTGGTTGTATCTTGTTTAAAGCATCTTTTTTGAATATCCACATACCTGACTGGGAGTCCTTGATATTTATAAAGTATAGTATACGCATGGTTGTTGCTAGGATAAGGTTTCCGAAACGATGTTTTATTGTCATAGAACCATGTTTTATATTTGAGAAACGATCTGTTGTTATAAAATCAAGGTTTTCGTCTATTAGAAGTTTTATGTACTCATGTATTTTGTCAAAAGGGTATGTTGCATCAGCATCTCCTGTGACAATTATGTCACCATTTGCCTGTGGTAGACCTGTTTTATAGGCTCTACCGTAGCCTTTTCTTTTTTCCAGTATTACTTTTGCCCCCCGGTTTTCTGCTATCTCCCTGGTTTTGTCTTTTGAGTCCCCATCAACTACTATGATTTCTAGGTCCCAGTTGTTTTTTTCAAAATATTTTCTGTTTATAGAATCTATTGTTTTACCTATGCCTTTTTCCTCGTTGAGGGTGGGTATTACTATGCTTATTAAGACGATAAATATCTCACTCCCAATTTAATGATTAGTGTATGGGGATGTGGTTAAAAAGATTTTATAAAAAAAAAAACCAAGGAAAAAAAAAATTAAATCTAATTAAAAAAAAAAGAGGTTTTAGAGAGGGAATATTTGTTTATATCCCTCTTTTTTTTGGTTTTATTTTCGTCTGCGTCTTAGGAGTATGAATGCTACTCCAATGGCTGCTACTAGTGTTAACAGCTCGAAACCAGGTATTCCAGCAGACTCAACTGTTATTGTAACCTCCTCCGCTGGTACGTATCCTGTTTTTGTTGCACTTATTGTGTATGTTGTTTTTTGTTTAACGTTTGGTGCTGTGAATGTTGCCCCGTCTGGTCCAGCTGTCTGGGTGTCTACTACGTTGCCGCTAGCATCTTTTAGTGTTACAGTTATACCATATGTGCCATCATCTGCGTAGGGTTTCACAACGTATTTTGTCCCAGATTTCCATGTTTTCTCTGCTATTGATATATACAAGTTGGGTTTGTTGATGACTTTTATCCAGGATGTCACATCTTGTGTGTAGCCTTCCGCGTTTGCTATTATCTTCCAATCATATGTATCTGTCACAGTTGGTGCTGTGATTTCAATCACACCGTTTGTGGTCTGGTAGGTTTCGCCAGCAAATGTTATTATCACTGCTGCATCAGTTATTCGAACACCCTTGTATAATGCCTCGACAGTGAATTCCTCGGCTTCTTCAACTGTTGGTGGATGGTTTAGCGTCATTGTTTTTCGAATTGTTGCAGTGATATATGTATCTGTTATCACTGCGTCGGTCCAGTTTAACTTACCGTCCTCGTATTTAACGTCTCTAGCAATGGTTACATTTAGTTTTCCACTGGCTAATGGATTCAAACTGAGCTCAACATAACCGTCTTCATCTGTTTTTACAGGATCAGGTCGAGCTGCAAGAATACCAGGTACTGAGGAGACAACAGTAAGGTAAATACCCTCAATTGGTTTATTCTCGTAGTCCTTTGCAGTAATGCTTATCAAGTTTGATTCACCTACGT encodes:
- a CDS encoding FAD-binding oxidoreductase, which encodes MRSKADVVIIGGGVNGCSLAYGLAKKGLDVVVVEKKYLTSGATGACGAGIRQQWSTRENAELAINSVRIFEKLSKELGQDIEFRQGGYLIVVHDDDEMRQAERNVAMQRSLGLKVDILKPGEINDVVPILDVDGIGVVGATFCPTDGHANPFKTTFAYADAARRYGAEINTYTRVVGLKTKNREVNAVVTDKGVVKTSVVVNAAGVDSKAVAEMVGVNLPIVPFRKEIMATERLKPVFEAMVISFRDGVYFSQQREGQIVGGIPIPEERSGYRTMPTMSFMQHMARTITRYAPVLKHVNMLRHWTGFYDVTPDARPILGETNGVKGFIQCNGFSGHGFMLSPMVSKLLVDLIVDHKTPDVLLSLNLSRFKDKKIVRETSVVG
- the gatE gene encoding Glu-tRNA(Gln) amidotransferase subunit GatE, translating into MFGMDYEKIGFRAGLEIHQQLDTHKLFCNCQSVITEDVDYSFERFLRPTQSEMGDVDRAAVAEAVRNRCFLYTASNKSTCLVEADEEPPHMVNAEAVDICLTMAVLFGARPVDEIHFMRKIVIDGSNTGGFQRTALVAMNGRIDGVGIQTIALEEDAARKIEEKGKLVNYGLDRLGIPLVEIATDADIKNPVHAREVAERIGLLMHATGRVKRGLGTIRQDLNVSISGGARVEIKGIQSLSSITPVAEKEVLRQLGLIEIRETLLRRIKPEDMEDIEIVDLTGLFKDCRSNIVKKLLSDNGCAKGFRLPGFSGLLRQPDTRLGKELAVYAKMASGIGGILHSDELPGYGIENREVEEIKKILGVKGYNAFVIAMGKENVVDVAIKAVIDRAFKTLDGVPEEVRRALQDDSTEYMRPLPSAARMYPETDVPPIRVTKEHLERIKKNLPELPEEKHKRFIRDYGLNDEQTRQILASGYENDFEVFVKRFPDLKNVVTRTFLNTFSELQKQGLDTDTIDNSLLVDVFLSLKAGKFSKEAVPEVLRYVLKNRGVSVDKAAEMCGLCSTDEEHVVEVVRRVVSERKDFIKQRGRDSLGPIMGVVMKELRGRVDGMVISRVLKDEIEKIIIDS
- a CDS encoding DNA-directed RNA polymerase subunit A', coding for MMPERVRSITKKIGSIEFTLLSPNEIRKMSATKVITADTYDDDGFPIAMGLMDPKLGVIEPGLRCKTCGLRVGKDKCPGHFGHIDLAMPVIHVGLVKSIRNCLRATCRDCGRLILNDKEKEEYMKNLIKLEREGRDTSYLLKMVIKECEKIEKCPRCGREVGKIDLDKPTSIRENGKKLTPSEIREWLEKISDEDLPLLDINRKAARPEWMVLTVLPVPPVTVRPSVTLESGERSEDDLTHKLVDVIRINQRLQENRDAGAPQLIVEDLWELLQYHITTYLDNQTSGIPPARHRSGRPLKTLAQRLKGKEGRFRSNLSGKRVNFSARTVISPDPNLSINEVGVPIEIAQELTLPVRVTPHNIEWCKKLVRQKSDKTPKDTSEYRPSVNYVIKETEGMKQRIKVTEKNASEVAEKIEVGAIIERQLMDGDLALFNRQPSLHRMSMMAHRVRVMPPKTFRFNLSVCPPYNADFDGDEMNLHILQGEEAKAEAEILMKVQENILSPRFGGAIIGGIHDHITGCFLLTYKDRRIPIEGASRILSSIGYKGKTLKTIEENGKKYVSGLDIFSTLLPEDINLEYKAKTCFNCDVCQAPKCPNNAYVIIKNGVLKQGAIDENSIGAFKGRILDRIIREHGMDAGREFIDKVTKLGIAAVTMFGFTTGIDDEDIPSEAIAQINEGLNKAMKKIDYLVKAYENGELESLPGRSLEETLEMEIMRVTGKTRDMAGEIAGKHLGLNNSAVIMAKSGARGSMLNLSQMSGCVGQQAVRGERIHRGYQYRTLPHFRKGDLGASAKGFVASSYKSGLSPTEYFFHSMGGREGLVDTAVRTSRSGYMQRRLINALEDLKVESDGTVRHAGGEIIQFIYGEDGVDPTKSFGGDAVDVDRIIADAREGRI
- a CDS encoding 50S ribosomal protein L30e, producing MVDVDKVLKNVVKKGKVKIGARQTQIAIRDGKARLVVIAKNCPFSSDISKMADEKKIPVYNYGSSSVDLGAACGKTFAVSVFAVLDDGGSHIMQLFEKNKKNLWG
- a CDS encoding FAD-dependent oxidoreductase yields the protein MRIRNHPIIEFRERKKIPFFFNKKKVFGEEGDTIASALHAVGVKKLSTSLRYNSPRGFFCGIGKCSSCLMRVDGVPNVRTCIAPLREGVYVEMQDKLADLPDAVFVGDPKKKIETDLLVVGAGPAGMCAAIEGAKHGVRVLVVDENQFVGGQLIKQTHKFFGSKQEKAGTRGIVIAKELEEELRELEKKGGVRVMTDSTVIGYYEGDKKHRFGVVERRRDYSSVLYEVDCDSVIIACGAMENMLLFPGNDLPGVYGAGAVQTLMNVYGVKPGKRVLMVGAGNVGLIVSYQLLQAGVEVDRVVEAAPVIGGYHVHAAKLCRCGVPIQTSRSIKEVYGKEWVEGAVVVDLDEEWQPIPGSEEKVVCDTVCLAVGLTPAIRLLSQIGVETEFIPEAGGYVALHDDSMQTTVKGVYVAGDSSGIEEASTAMIEGKIAGLSAAMLLGHKRRENQKLLEQYHKELDKLRGGPFGEKPRAAKNKISVLMGKRR
- a CDS encoding NusA-like transcription termination signal-binding factor, encoding MSEIMFSNQVMQYINMASNVTRADIMDCMVVDDKLIFIVKKGQLGVAIGAKAKNLQRLRSLFKKSIKFVEFDSDREKFIINLCKPYKIKKVEFEVEGESVVARVVVEVSDKSKIIGKDGKNIDVIRKLASRHHSIKDVQIT
- a CDS encoding 4Fe-4S binding protein; its protein translation is MKVYEKTGVLSLSDLRLPSKKQLEKGVAILECVQEIPCNPCVDTCPVNAISMKDINAVPVNDYDKCTGCGKCVGVCPGLAIFVVKIKDGKALITLPYEFLPVPVVGENVHVLDRTGKKRGFGLVKRVVKNGKTMVVTVEVDEKLGMDVRNIRVER
- the rpoA2 gene encoding DNA-directed RNA polymerase subunit A'', coding for MADKKKKTIKKVVKKKVKKEKTVVRKPVKIKAKAKKTLRKEIEKEVEKKEEIETTSKKPVEKKVEIAEIPEEPAEIKKLRADVKKILDGRFLPRSVIDDIISKVAGKKELESKLKNIVSKALEDYNRNLIDAFEACGIVGAQSIGEPGTQMTMRTFHYAGVAEINVTLGLPRLIEIVDARSTPSTPMMNIYLRDAYRLNPELAKQVANQIEITRLMDVADIETDISNLVIYINPDEKTMKKKGFTIDQLLECVKKIRGVDAKVEKEKIKLSLEEPSYKNLLDIGETLKNLKVSGIDGIKRIIIRKEPGEGYVIYSEGSNLEKVLEIEGVDPYRTTTNDIQAVGKVLGIEAARNMIIQEAYSTLMEQGLNVDMRHIMLVADVMTADGTIRAIGRHGVSAEKESVLSRAAFEITVNHLLQASRKGEVDKLGGVAENIIVGQPVNLGTGAVELVMQMKSKKKGS
- a CDS encoding (2Fe-2S)-binding protein; this encodes MRGKKRSIVCRCEDISEEDVLKAIDEGYTDLEELRKKLRIGMGPCQGRVCIQIVMKILERKTGKKVPKAALQTSRPPLVPVSLGTLAGEGK